Proteins encoded in a region of the Magallana gigas chromosome 8, xbMagGiga1.1, whole genome shotgun sequence genome:
- the LOC105319840 gene encoding uncharacterized protein isoform X2, which produces MKGCRMKFPWKYFLTVILLVYIVSIYYIHSHVYERVAQLNDNHQNHQISLHPHVPPKQTLPHTRHHSVNAIGSISFSSLKIAPDKTFTAWSKAKSSFCDDNFIGYDNLFAHLRNAYLDPSFSSGRLGGEAIESVLNQPEEKEFLVLKIGYFQINCKDDEVFKYRFKRGDHLVKWISVLRPALETTSREYINTLTIAVTRYEYANVYHTMTDWYNAFLMLVFFNVRSLSANILFVDSHPLGGLDTVWTTLFGRVVRAGQLQQALHFDTLIWNIQGYKSPMYHHDLPSIPHIEPFRIFFLGKHNIPDNKILNCDKLLIRFLWRRDYVAHPRNPKGTVSRKVKNEKEIEDSVAKLYPNHLIESFQTENMSMTDQLSAIVNTDILIGMHGAGLTLALFLPKHAGLIEIYPKYWSSDNAHFRAIARWRNLHYIHWQNVESKNEFTNHYTYVPPSVVHRLLSNTILNMCKAQKGHS; this is translated from the exons ATGAAAG GATGCAGAATGAAATTTCCTTGGAAGTACTTTTTGACTGTGATCCTTCTGGTGTACATAGTCAGCATATATTATATTCACTCTCATGTCTACGAACGAGTCGCACAGCTAAATGATAACCATCAAAATCACCAGATTAGCCTACATCCTCACGTACCACCTAAACAGACATTACCACACACCCGACACCATTCTGTCAATGCCATTGGCAGTATCTCCTTTTCGAGTCTTAAAATCGCTCCAGACAAAACCTTTACCGCATGGTCAAAAGCAAAGTCTTCCTTCTGTGACGATAATTTTATAGGCTATGATAATTTATTTGCTCACTTAAGGAATGCTTACCTTGATCCATCATTCAGTTCGGGTCGTTTAGGAGGCGAGGCTATTGAAAGCGTGCTTAATCAGCCAGAAGAGAAGGAGTTCCTTGTCCTAAAAATTGGATATTTCCAAATCAACTGTAAAGATGATGAAGTATTCAAGTACAGGTTTAAAAGAGGAGATCACTTAGTGAAGTGGATCTCGGTCCTGAGGCCTGCCTTAGAGACTACGTCACGTGAGTACATCAACACGTTGACTATCGCCGTGACTCGATACGAGTACGCCAATGTCTATCACACAATGACCGACTGGTATAATGCATTCCTTATGCTCGTGTTCTTCAATGTTCGCAGTCTAAGCGCCAATATTTTGTTCGTTGATAGCCATCCATTAGGAGGATTAGACACAGTTTGGACAACTTTGTTCGGAAGAGTTGTGCGAGCTGGTCAGCTGCAGCAAGCACTTCACTTCGATACTCTTATATGGAATATCCAAGGTTATAAAAGTCCCATGTATCATCACGATTTACCATCAATTCCACACATTGAAccatttagaatattttttcttgGAAAACACAACATTCCagacaacaaaatattgaattgtGATAAATTATTGATTCGTTTTCTTTGGAGACGAGATTATGTTGCTCATCCTAGAAATCCAAAAGGAACTGTGAGTCGCAAAGTCAAAAACGAGAAAGAAATTGAAGATTCCGTCGCTAAGTTGTACCCCAATCATTTAATTGAAAGTTTCCAGACGGAAAATATGAGTATGACTGACCAGCTATCTGCCATTGTTAACACGGACATTCTGATAGGCATGCACGGGGCGGGCCTAACACTGGCACTGTTCCTGCCCAAACACGCAGGACTCATAGAGATCTACCCCAAATATTGGTCATCCGACAACGCCCATTTTAGGGCAATAGCAAGATGGAGAAATCTTCATTACATTCACTGGCAAAATGTGGAGAGCAAAAACGAATTCACAAATCATTACACATATGTCCCTCCTTCTGTGGTTCACAGATTGTTGTCTAATACTATTTTGAATATGTGCAAGGCTCAAAAAGGGCATAGCTAG
- the LOC105319840 gene encoding uncharacterized protein isoform X3 has product MKFPWKYFLTVILLVYIVSIYYIHSHVYERVAQLNDNHQNHQISLHPHVPPKQTLPHTRHHSVNAIGSISFSSLKIAPDKTFTAWSKAKSSFCDDNFIGYDNLFAHLRNAYLDPSFSSGRLGGEAIESVLNQPEEKEFLVLKIGYFQINCKDDEVFKYRFKRGDHLVKWISVLRPALETTSREYINTLTIAVTRYEYANVYHTMTDWYNAFLMLVFFNVRSLSANILFVDSHPLGGLDTVWTTLFGRVVRAGQLQQALHFDTLIWNIQGYKSPMYHHDLPSIPHIEPFRIFFLGKHNIPDNKILNCDKLLIRFLWRRDYVAHPRNPKGTVSRKVKNEKEIEDSVAKLYPNHLIESFQTENMSMTDQLSAIVNTDILIGMHGAGLTLALFLPKHAGLIEIYPKYWSSDNAHFRAIARWRNLHYIHWQNVESKNEFTNHYTYVPPSVVHRLLSNTILNMCKAQKGHS; this is encoded by the coding sequence ATGAAATTTCCTTGGAAGTACTTTTTGACTGTGATCCTTCTGGTGTACATAGTCAGCATATATTATATTCACTCTCATGTCTACGAACGAGTCGCACAGCTAAATGATAACCATCAAAATCACCAGATTAGCCTACATCCTCACGTACCACCTAAACAGACATTACCACACACCCGACACCATTCTGTCAATGCCATTGGCAGTATCTCCTTTTCGAGTCTTAAAATCGCTCCAGACAAAACCTTTACCGCATGGTCAAAAGCAAAGTCTTCCTTCTGTGACGATAATTTTATAGGCTATGATAATTTATTTGCTCACTTAAGGAATGCTTACCTTGATCCATCATTCAGTTCGGGTCGTTTAGGAGGCGAGGCTATTGAAAGCGTGCTTAATCAGCCAGAAGAGAAGGAGTTCCTTGTCCTAAAAATTGGATATTTCCAAATCAACTGTAAAGATGATGAAGTATTCAAGTACAGGTTTAAAAGAGGAGATCACTTAGTGAAGTGGATCTCGGTCCTGAGGCCTGCCTTAGAGACTACGTCACGTGAGTACATCAACACGTTGACTATCGCCGTGACTCGATACGAGTACGCCAATGTCTATCACACAATGACCGACTGGTATAATGCATTCCTTATGCTCGTGTTCTTCAATGTTCGCAGTCTAAGCGCCAATATTTTGTTCGTTGATAGCCATCCATTAGGAGGATTAGACACAGTTTGGACAACTTTGTTCGGAAGAGTTGTGCGAGCTGGTCAGCTGCAGCAAGCACTTCACTTCGATACTCTTATATGGAATATCCAAGGTTATAAAAGTCCCATGTATCATCACGATTTACCATCAATTCCACACATTGAAccatttagaatattttttcttgGAAAACACAACATTCCagacaacaaaatattgaattgtGATAAATTATTGATTCGTTTTCTTTGGAGACGAGATTATGTTGCTCATCCTAGAAATCCAAAAGGAACTGTGAGTCGCAAAGTCAAAAACGAGAAAGAAATTGAAGATTCCGTCGCTAAGTTGTACCCCAATCATTTAATTGAAAGTTTCCAGACGGAAAATATGAGTATGACTGACCAGCTATCTGCCATTGTTAACACGGACATTCTGATAGGCATGCACGGGGCGGGCCTAACACTGGCACTGTTCCTGCCCAAACACGCAGGACTCATAGAGATCTACCCCAAATATTGGTCATCCGACAACGCCCATTTTAGGGCAATAGCAAGATGGAGAAATCTTCATTACATTCACTGGCAAAATGTGGAGAGCAAAAACGAATTCACAAATCATTACACATATGTCCCTCCTTCTGTGGTTCACAGATTGTTGTCTAATACTATTTTGAATATGTGCAAGGCTCAAAAAGGGCATAGCTAG
- the LOC105319840 gene encoding uncharacterized protein isoform X1 produces MDCVNFTGCRMKFPWKYFLTVILLVYIVSIYYIHSHVYERVAQLNDNHQNHQISLHPHVPPKQTLPHTRHHSVNAIGSISFSSLKIAPDKTFTAWSKAKSSFCDDNFIGYDNLFAHLRNAYLDPSFSSGRLGGEAIESVLNQPEEKEFLVLKIGYFQINCKDDEVFKYRFKRGDHLVKWISVLRPALETTSREYINTLTIAVTRYEYANVYHTMTDWYNAFLMLVFFNVRSLSANILFVDSHPLGGLDTVWTTLFGRVVRAGQLQQALHFDTLIWNIQGYKSPMYHHDLPSIPHIEPFRIFFLGKHNIPDNKILNCDKLLIRFLWRRDYVAHPRNPKGTVSRKVKNEKEIEDSVAKLYPNHLIESFQTENMSMTDQLSAIVNTDILIGMHGAGLTLALFLPKHAGLIEIYPKYWSSDNAHFRAIARWRNLHYIHWQNVESKNEFTNHYTYVPPSVVHRLLSNTILNMCKAQKGHS; encoded by the coding sequence GATGCAGAATGAAATTTCCTTGGAAGTACTTTTTGACTGTGATCCTTCTGGTGTACATAGTCAGCATATATTATATTCACTCTCATGTCTACGAACGAGTCGCACAGCTAAATGATAACCATCAAAATCACCAGATTAGCCTACATCCTCACGTACCACCTAAACAGACATTACCACACACCCGACACCATTCTGTCAATGCCATTGGCAGTATCTCCTTTTCGAGTCTTAAAATCGCTCCAGACAAAACCTTTACCGCATGGTCAAAAGCAAAGTCTTCCTTCTGTGACGATAATTTTATAGGCTATGATAATTTATTTGCTCACTTAAGGAATGCTTACCTTGATCCATCATTCAGTTCGGGTCGTTTAGGAGGCGAGGCTATTGAAAGCGTGCTTAATCAGCCAGAAGAGAAGGAGTTCCTTGTCCTAAAAATTGGATATTTCCAAATCAACTGTAAAGATGATGAAGTATTCAAGTACAGGTTTAAAAGAGGAGATCACTTAGTGAAGTGGATCTCGGTCCTGAGGCCTGCCTTAGAGACTACGTCACGTGAGTACATCAACACGTTGACTATCGCCGTGACTCGATACGAGTACGCCAATGTCTATCACACAATGACCGACTGGTATAATGCATTCCTTATGCTCGTGTTCTTCAATGTTCGCAGTCTAAGCGCCAATATTTTGTTCGTTGATAGCCATCCATTAGGAGGATTAGACACAGTTTGGACAACTTTGTTCGGAAGAGTTGTGCGAGCTGGTCAGCTGCAGCAAGCACTTCACTTCGATACTCTTATATGGAATATCCAAGGTTATAAAAGTCCCATGTATCATCACGATTTACCATCAATTCCACACATTGAAccatttagaatattttttcttgGAAAACACAACATTCCagacaacaaaatattgaattgtGATAAATTATTGATTCGTTTTCTTTGGAGACGAGATTATGTTGCTCATCCTAGAAATCCAAAAGGAACTGTGAGTCGCAAAGTCAAAAACGAGAAAGAAATTGAAGATTCCGTCGCTAAGTTGTACCCCAATCATTTAATTGAAAGTTTCCAGACGGAAAATATGAGTATGACTGACCAGCTATCTGCCATTGTTAACACGGACATTCTGATAGGCATGCACGGGGCGGGCCTAACACTGGCACTGTTCCTGCCCAAACACGCAGGACTCATAGAGATCTACCCCAAATATTGGTCATCCGACAACGCCCATTTTAGGGCAATAGCAAGATGGAGAAATCTTCATTACATTCACTGGCAAAATGTGGAGAGCAAAAACGAATTCACAAATCATTACACATATGTCCCTCCTTCTGTGGTTCACAGATTGTTGTCTAATACTATTTTGAATATGTGCAAGGCTCAAAAAGGGCATAGCTAG